One Bacillota bacterium genomic region harbors:
- a CDS encoding penicillin-binding protein 1A has product MDQVNLTQQYSTHIYDINGQLITDLYRENRVPVAIESLPEHLYQAVVAIEDDKFFDHHGINFIAFGRAILVNLREGRFAQGGGTITMQVARNLFLTQEKLVSRKLQEFLWAVQIERKYSKQEILETYLNMVHLGHGANGVEAGAQVYFGKSARDLDLAESALLAGIIRWPTRYSPHNNPDIAKDRRNFVLKRMLELEFITEEQFEAARNQPIVVAERKPRNVNAPYFVDYILDDLIERYGEERVFGGGLRIYTTLDLNMQKAAENALNNGLPTGYVDSGGLTQPQGALVALDPRTGHIRAMVGGRGEDKFNRAVQAYRSPGSAIKIFPYTAAIDKGVTAADIYVDEPIEYVLANGETWSPRNYYPVFDGEMTVREALERSINTIAVQIVNQLGFNTVIEYGKKMGITSFVEAGRANDLGLSPLALGGLTKGVSPLEMASAYGVLANNGIRVEPIAILKVTDYHGNILEENASRQEVVLSEETSYIMNDLLRGVIERGTARSANINRPAAGKTGTHQDNRDAWFVGYTPDLVAAVWFGEDIPKAMVYKGVQYGSWNATPIWRDFMVEALRNTPISDFKRPNAIVEVAIDIKTGLLVPENCSLPKDEIRTEIFIKGTEPTEYTPRCSGSLWDLLPFFN; this is encoded by the coding sequence TTGGATCAGGTAAATTTGACTCAGCAGTATTCCACTCATATTTATGACATTAATGGTCAGCTGATAACAGACTTATATCGGGAAAACCGCGTTCCGGTAGCCATCGAATCGCTTCCGGAGCACTTATACCAAGCGGTTGTGGCCATTGAAGATGACAAATTTTTTGACCACCATGGGATCAACTTTATTGCCTTCGGCAGAGCAATCTTGGTAAATCTGCGCGAAGGTCGTTTTGCGCAGGGCGGCGGTACAATCACAATGCAGGTTGCCCGCAATCTGTTTCTAACTCAGGAGAAATTGGTTTCCCGCAAACTGCAGGAGTTTCTCTGGGCAGTGCAGATAGAACGCAAATATTCAAAACAGGAAATCTTAGAGACCTATTTAAACATGGTTCATCTCGGCCATGGGGCCAACGGGGTTGAAGCAGGAGCACAGGTGTATTTCGGCAAATCAGCCCGAGATTTGGATTTGGCTGAATCTGCGCTGCTGGCAGGTATTATTCGCTGGCCGACAAGGTACTCGCCCCACAACAACCCAGATATTGCTAAGGACCGAAGAAACTTTGTTTTAAAGCGGATGCTGGAACTGGAGTTTATCACGGAAGAACAGTTTGAAGCAGCCAGAAATCAACCTATAGTGGTTGCCGAGCGCAAACCACGCAATGTTAATGCCCCCTATTTCGTGGACTATATTCTGGACGACTTGATTGAGCGCTACGGAGAAGAAAGGGTTTTTGGCGGTGGACTGCGGATCTACACTACCCTAGATCTTAATATGCAGAAAGCAGCTGAAAACGCACTTAACAACGGCCTTCCGACCGGATATGTTGACAGCGGTGGATTAACTCAACCGCAGGGCGCATTGGTTGCACTTGATCCGCGCACAGGTCATATCCGGGCAATGGTTGGCGGTCGTGGCGAAGATAAGTTTAACCGAGCAGTGCAGGCATACCGCTCACCTGGTTCTGCAATCAAGATCTTCCCGTACACGGCAGCAATTGATAAAGGTGTTACTGCCGCAGATATCTATGTGGACGAACCGATTGAATATGTTTTAGCTAACGGTGAAACATGGAGCCCGCGCAACTATTATCCTGTATTTGATGGTGAAATGACTGTGCGGGAGGCGTTGGAGCGGTCCATTAATACAATCGCAGTGCAGATTGTGAATCAGCTGGGATTCAATACAGTAATCGAATATGGTAAAAAGATGGGAATAACATCCTTTGTTGAAGCTGGACGGGCAAACGACTTAGGCTTATCACCGCTGGCATTAGGTGGTTTGACCAAAGGTGTTTCACCACTGGAAATGGCTTCCGCCTATGGTGTGCTTGCCAACAACGGCATCCGCGTTGAACCGATTGCGATTTTGAAAGTAACCGATTACCACGGCAATATTCTGGAGGAAAATGCATCCCGCCAAGAGGTAGTACTCAGCGAAGAAACCTCTTATATCATGAATGATCTGCTCCGCGGTGTAATCGAACGAGGAACTGCCCGCAGCGCGAACATTAACCGGCCGGCAGCTGGGAAAACCGGTACCCACCAGGATAACCGCGATGCTTGGTTTGTAGGCTATACACCAGATCTGGTAGCCGCAGTCTGGTTCGGAGAAGATATTCCAAAAGCGATGGTTTATAAAGGAGTACAATATGGCTCCTGGAACGCTACGCCTATCTGGCGGGACTTTATGGTTGAGGCGCTGAGGAATACGCCTATATCTGATTTCAAGCGGCCAAATGCTATTGTTGAAGTTGCTATTGATATCAAGACAGGCCTGCTGGTTCCGGAAAACTGCTCACTTCCTAAAGATGAGATTCGAACCGAAATATTCATCAAAGGTACAGAGCCGACCGAATACACACCTCGGTGTTCCGGTTCACTGTGGGATCTTCTCCCTTTCTTCAATTGA